The Brassica oleracea var. oleracea cultivar TO1000 chromosome C7, BOL, whole genome shotgun sequence sequence NNNNNNNNNNNNNNNNNNNNNNNNNNNNNNNNNNNNNNNNNNNNNNNNNNNNNNNNNNNNNNNNNNNNNNNNNNNNNNNNNNNNNNNNNNNNNNNNNNNNNNNNNNNNNNNNNNNNNNNNNNNNNNNNNNNNNNNNNNNNNNNNNNNNNNNNNNNNNNNNNNNNNNNNNNNNNNNNNNNNNNNNNNNNNNNNNNNNNNNNNNNNNNNNNNNNNNNNNNNNNNNNNNNNNNNNNNNNNNNNNNNNNNNNNNNNNNNNNNNNNNNNNNNNNNNNNNNNNNNNNNNNNNNNNNNNNNNNNNNNNNNNNNNNNNNNNNNNNNNNNNNNNNNNNNNNNNNNNNNNNNNNNNNNNNNNNNNNNNNNNNNNNNNNNNNNNNNNNNNNNNNNNNNNNNNNNNNNNNNNNNNNNNNNNNNNNNNNNNNNNNNNNNNNNNNNNNNNNNNNNNNNNNNNNNNNNNNNNNNNNNNNNNNNNNNNNNNNNNNNNNNNNNNNNNNNNNNNNNNNNNNNNNNNNNNNNNNNNNNNNNNNNNNNNNNNNNNNNNNNNNNNNNNNNNNNNNNNNNNNNNNNNNNNNNNNNNNNNNNNNNNNNNNNNNNNNNNNNNNNNNNNNNNNNNNNNNNNNNNNNNNNNNNNNNNNNNNNNNNNNNNNNNNNNNNNNNNNNNNNNNNNNNNNNNNNNNNNNNNNNNNNNNNNNNNNNNNNNNNNNNNNNNNNNNNNNNNNNNNNNNNNNNNNNNNNNNNNNNNNNNNNNNNNNNNNNNNNNNNNNNNNNNNNNNNNNNNNNNNNNNNNNNNNNNNNNNNNNNNNNNNNNNNNNNNNNNNNNNNNNNNNNNNNNNNNNNNNNNNNNNNNNNNNNNNNNNNNNNNNNNNNNNNNNNNNNNNNNNNNNNNNNNNNNNNNNNNNNNNNNNNNNNNNNNNNNNNNNNNNNNNNNNNNNNNNNNNNNNNNNNNNNNNNNNNNNNNNNNNNNNNNNNNNNNNNNNNNNNNNNNNNNNNNNNNNNNNNNNNNNNNNNNNNNNNNNNNNNNNNNNNNNNNNNNNNNNNNNNNNNNNNNNNNNNNNNNNNNNNNNNNNNNNNNNNNNNNNNNNNNNNNNNNNNNNNNNNNNNNNNNNNNNNNNNNNNNNNNNNNNNNNNNNNNNNNNNNNNNNNNNNNNNNNNNNNNNNNNNNNNNNNNNNNNNNNNNNNNNNNNNNNNNNNNNNNNNNNNNNNNNNNNNNNNNNNNNNNNNNNNNNNNNNNNNNNNNNNNNNNNNNNNNNNNNNNNNNNNNNNNNNNNNNNNNNNNNNNNNNNNNNNNNNNNNNNNNNNNNNNNNNNNNNNNNNNNNNNNNNNNNNNNNNNNNNNNNNNNNNNNNNNNNNNNNNNNNNNNNNNNNNNNNNNNNNNNNNNNNNNNNNNNNNNNNNNNNNNNNNNNNNNNNNNNNNNNNNNNNNNNNNNNNNNNNNNNNNNNNNNNNNNNNNNNNNNNNNNNNNNNNNNNNNNNNNNNNNNNNNNNNNNNNNNNNNNNNNNNNNNNNNNNNNNNNNNNNNNNNNNNNNNNNNNNNNNNNNNNNNNNNNNNNNNNNNNNNNNNNNNNNNNNNNNNNNNNNNNNNNNNNNNNNNNNNNNNNNNNNNNNNNNNNNNNNNNNNNNNNNNNNNNNNNNNNNNNNNNNNNNNNNNNNNNNNNNNNNNNNNNNNNNNNNNNNNNNNNNNNNNNNNNNNNNNNNNNNNNNNNNNNNNNNNNNNNNNNNNNNNNNNNNNNNNNNNNNNNNNNNNNNNNNNNNNNNNNNNNNNNNNNNNNNNNNNNNNNNNNNNNNNNNNNNNNNNNNNNNNNNNNNNNNNNNNNNNNNNNNNNNNNNNNNNNNNNNNNNNNNNNNNNNNNNNNNNNNNNNNNNNNNNNNNNNNNNNNNNNNNNNNNNNNNNNNNNNNNNNNNNNNNNNNNNNNNNNNNNNNNNNNNNNNNNNNNNNNNNNNNNNNNNNNNNNNNNNNNNNNNNNNNNNNNNNNNNNNNNNNNNNNNNNNNNNNNNNNNNNNNNNNNNNNNNNNNNNNNNNNNNNNNNNNNNNNNNNNNNNNNNNNNNNNNNNNNNNNNNNNNNNNNNNNNNNNNNNNNNNNNNNNNNNNNNNNNNNNNNNNNNNNNNNNNNNNNNNNNNNNNNNNNNNNNNNNNNNNNNNNNNNNNNNNNNNNNNNNNNNNNNNNNNNNNNNNNNNNNNNNNNNNNNNNNNNNNNNNNNNNNNNNNNNNNNNNNNNNNNNNNNNNNNNNNNNNNNNNNNNNNNNNNNNNNNNNNNNNNNNNNNNNNNNNNNNNNNNNNNNNNNNNNNNNNNNNNNNNNNNNNNNNNNNNNNNNNNNNNNNNNNNNNNNNNNNNNNNNNNNNNNNNNNNNNNNNNNNNNNNNNNNNNNNNNNNNNNNNNNNNNNNNNNNNNNNNNNNNNNNNNNNNNNNNNNNNNNNNNNNNNNNNNNNNNNNNNNNNNNNNNNNNNNNNNNNNNNNNNNNNNNNNNNNNNNNNNNNNNNNNNNNNNNNNNNNNNNNNNNNNNNNNNNNNNNNNNNNNNNNNNNNNNNNNNNNNNNNNNNNNNNNNNNNNNNNNNNNNNNNNNNNNNNNNNNNNNNNNNNNNNNNNNNNNNNNNNNNNNNNNNNNNNNNNNNNNNNNNNNNNNNNNNNNNNNNNNNNNNNNNNNNNNNNNNNNNNNNNNNNNNNNNNNNNNNNNNNNNNNNNNNNNNNNNNNNNNNNNNNNNNNNNNNNNNNNNNNNNNNNNNNNNNNNNNNNNNNNNNNNNNNNNNNNNNNNNNNNNNNNNNNNNNNNNNNNNNNNNNNNNNNNNNNNNNNNNNNNNNNNNNNNNNNNNNNNNNNNNNNNNNNNNNNNNNNNNNNNNNNNNNNNNNNNNNNNNNNNNNNNNNNNNNNNNNNNNNNNNNNNNNNNNNNNNNNNNNNNNNNNNNNNNNNNNNNNNNNNNNNNNNNNNNNNNNNNNNNNNNNNNNNNNNNNNNNNNNNNNNNNNNNNNNNNNNNNNNNNNNNNNNNNNNNNNNNNNNNNNNNNNNNNNNNNNNNNNNNNNNNNNNNNNNNNNNNNNNNNNNNNNNNNNNNNNNNNNNNNNNNNNNNNNNNNNNNNNNNNNNNNNNNNNNNNNNNNNNNNNNNNNNNNNNNNNNNNNNNNNNNNNNNNNNNNNNNNNNNNNNNNNNNNNNNNNNNNNNNNNNNNNNNNNNNNNNNNNNNNNNNNNNNNNNNNNNNNNNNNNNNNNNNNNNNNNNNNNNNNNNNNNNNNNNNNNNNNNNNNNNNNNNNNNNNNNNNNNNNNNNNNNNNNNNNNNNNNNNNNNNNNNNNNNNNNNNNNNNNNNNNNNNNNNNNNNNNNNNNNNNNNNNNNNNNNNNNNNNNNNNNNNNNNNNNNNNNNNNNNNNNNNNNNNNNNNNNNNNNNNNNNNNNNNNNNNNNNNNNNNNNNNNNNNNNNNNNNNNNNNNNNNNNNNNNNNNNNNNNNNNNNNNNNNNNNNNNNNNNNNNNNNNNNNNNNNNNNNNNNNNNNNNNNNNNNNNNNNNNNNNNNNNNNNNNNNNNNNNNNNNNNNNNNNNNNNNNNNNNNNNNNNNNNNNNNNNNNNNNNNNNNNNNNNNNNNNNNNNNNNNNNNNNNNNNNNNNNNNNNNNNNNNNNNNNNNNNNNNNNNNNNNNNNNNNNNNNNNNNNNNNNNNNNNNNNNNNNNNNNNNNNNNNNNNNNNNNNNNNNNNNNNNNNNNNNNNNNNNNNNNNNNNNNNNNNNNNNNNNNNNNNNNNNNNNNNNNNNNNNNNNNNNNNNNNNNNNNNNNNNNNNNNNNNNNNNNNNNNNNNNNNNNNNNNNNNNNNNNNNNNNNNNNNNNNNNNNNNNNNNNNNNNNNNNNNNNNNNNNNNNNNNNNNNNNNNNNNNNNNNNNNNNNNNNNNNNNNNNNNNNNNNNNNNNNNNNNNNNNNNNNNNNNNNNNNNNNNNNNNNNNNNNNNNNNNNNNNNNNNNNNNNNNNNNNNNNNNNNNNNNNNNNNNNNNNNNNNNNNNNNNNNNNNNNNNNNNNNNNNNNNNNNNNNNNNNNNNNNNNNNNNNNNNNNNNNNNNNNNNNNNNNNNNNNNNNNNNNNNNNNNNNNNNNNNNNNNNNNNNNNNNNNNNNNNNNNNNNNNNNNNNNNNNNNNNNNNNNNNNNNNNNNNNNNNNNNNNNNNNNNNNNNNNNNNNNNNNNNNNNNNNNNNNNNNNNNNNNNNNNNNNNNNNNNNNNNNNNNNNNNNNNNNNNNNNNNNNNNNNNNNNNNNNNNNNNNNNNNNNNNNNNNNNNNNNNNNNNNNNNNNNNNNNNNNNNNNNNNNNNNNNNNNNNNNNNNNNNNNNNNNNNNNNNNNNNNNNNNNNNNNNNNNNNNNNNNNNNNNNNNNNNNNNNNNNNNNNNNNNNNNNNNNNNNNNNNNNNNNNNNNNNNNNNNNNNNNNNNNNNNNNNNNNNNNNNNNNNNNNNNNNNNNNNNNNNNNNNNNNNNNNNNNNNNNNNNNNNNNNNNNNNNNNNNNNNNNNNNNNNNNNNNNNNNNNNNNNNNNNNNNNNNNNNNNNNNNNNNNNNNNNNNNNNNNNNNTGGCGTTTACGACGAATCCTTTCCCTGCACTTTACGAGGAATATATTTCGTCGTAAACATAACGAGTCGTTTACGACGAAACCTCCAGTACGACGGACGTTTAACAACGAAACGTCTTTCGACGTTAATTCGTCGTAAAACCCCGTTTACGACGAGTTTACAACGAATACTGCCCTAGTAAAAAATATGTTTTCTTGTAGTGAAAAATAAATAAAAACTAAATATATAAGAAAACAAAATTTATGATAAACATGGTCAAACGTTTCATACTTTGTATTTTGAAATAAAAAAACAAGTTGTACATAAAAGAAGAATGTACATTTGCAAAATTTAAAATGTGACACTTGTAATGATCAAACAATAAAATGCTTTAACAACTTTTATATTTTCTTTATTAGAGTTTGGATAAAATCTTAAAATAATATGTCAATACTAATAATGGTTTTTATTCAAGAATGATAATATTTAAGTTAAAGTATAAAATTTCGGGGTTTTGTTTTTGATGAAATTTCATATTTATTGATCATAGGGAAATTTACAAAATAATTGGCCTACTAAAGAATATAAAAACTAAATATCATAGTTGTAAGTATTGGCCCAAAAATTTCTGGTTTTTTGGCCGGCCCTAGCCCAAAATACCCAAAGCCCAAATGGGCTTAACCCGAAAAGTCTGATTTTTTGGGCTTATAAAACGAAGCTCAAGCCCAATAAATTTTAGTGTTGGGCGGGATCGGGCTGCTGGCTTCGGCCCTAATTAACATGTCTAAGCATAATAAACACAAATCTCAACTAATTAATAATAAATTATTTAGACTATCATTTAGTTAGAGAAAATAACGGTAGGACCAAAAAATAGTAAATAGTTAATTAATAGTTGCAATAACTTTTTGTAAGTAGATTTTTTAAGAATCTTTCGCTTTTAATAGTATATACTAGATTCAGATCCGCACTTAGAAAGCGCGGATTTATTTTTGAAATTACATAAATTATTTTAATATTTTTTTATTATAATAGTATATAGGTTTGAGAACATTTATTCGGAAACGCGAACCGAACTTTACCAAACTGAAAAACCGAAACAAAAATTAAACTGAATTTCATTAAGAACTGAGTAGATCATATATCTCTAGAATAAAAAAAATTGAAACTGAATCAAAAACCAAATGGGTACTTGAATTTTTAAAATACAAATTATGTACTTACAAATATTAATTATATGTAATTTCTAAATAACAAAATATCTTAAAATGCTATTTATAAATTGAGTTATCTGAAAAAAACTGAATTGCCCAAATATTTTTATACAAAATATTAAAAATTATCGATATTTTTATTTGAACAATTTAAACTACCCAATTTTTAAGCTGAAAACTCACAAATTATCAGATTTTTTTTGTTTGCATATTAGCAAGTTCTCAACTTTGCTATCAAACCAAAAAAGCGAAATAACACAACTGACCGGACGTTGTAAATTCTTGAACGGTTCCTAAATTTCTTGAACCAAAATACCAATAACCAAAATACCCAAACTAAAACCGAATGTTGAAGATTAATAGTGCATCTACATTTACATAAACCAAAACCAATGTACGTAAGCCTGAACCAATGTATATAAGCCTAAACCGGTCGTTAACATTGAGTTTGGGCGTTAAAATTTGCCAATGCATATTTAAAAATGTACCAACATTTCAAAAACAGTAGTATGACGTATTGTTAAAGATCTCATTTAAATAAGTTTATTCCAGAAAATATTATCTAACTTCAAATGTATTTTATAGTTAATTCAGTTTATATATGTTGATATCACTTTTATGAAAAATGGTATGCAAATTTGTATAAGTGTCACGAAGTAAATCACCCTAAGATATAAATTAATAAAAAATACTCAGTACTTACGTACCAACATTGGCTAACTGTTAAGCAAATTAGTCGCACAAAGTTTATAATGTTGATTATTTATGTCATCGGTTTATTTAAATGGAGATTGGAGATTTGGCCCAGACGATTTATAAAAATCAGTTATAATAACTAATAAGGCCCACACGATTGTAAGCATATACATGTATAGTTTGTTATATTTTGAATTAATACGTGAGTAGTGTGATGTACTGCAGGACTAAATATTAACATACTAATAGGCCAAACAACTTCTTAAAGTAGATTTTTAGGTACTTCTTCACTTTTAATAGTATTGATTAGGGGTGGGTACTTTACCCGATATCCGAAGCCGCACCCGAACCCGATCTGAAAAACCCGAACCGAAATCCGAACTGAAATAGCAAAATATCCGAACGGGTATTGAATTAGGAGAGATTGGATATCCGAAGATAACCGAACATATGTATAATTAACCTTATATTTCTAGTTTACATCTTCTATTTTATATAAAATATTTATATTGATACTACACATACTTTAAGTTCGTATGATATACATACAATTACGGAAAAAATGATTTGCTACTCACTTAAAATGTATGTCAAACTTTTTATTTCAAAAATTAACAAAAAGTTACATCCGAAATTTAAAACAATAACCAAATTAATGTTTTTTAGTTTAAAAATGTTATGTTTAAATCTATTAACAATTCAATCTATTAAAATTAAAAAAAATTAGTTAAGTGAAAGTTATATTTTTAAATACAAGAAATTTGAGAAATGAAAAATTTAATATATTTTTTTCAAAATCTAAATATCCAAACCCGATCCGAAATAACCGAATCCGAACTAAAAATACTCAAACCCGACCCGAAGTTCAAAAATATTCGAACGGGTTCTACACCTCTATATCGAAATACCCGAAAATTCAAAATACCCGACCCGAACCCGAACGCACCCCTAGTATTGATAGATATATATTTGAATTTTTTTAAATTCATCCTGTTTCTTCTCTTGTAATTTCCTGCTCGTCTTCTTTTCTGGTCACTGGTTTTCAAGTAGAAGATTGTTGCCTTGAGTCCATCATGGCTATATTTGTAATCGAGAGGATTGATGAGCACAAGGGTACATACTCCATTCTCCCTCCGCTTCTCACTGGCCTTGTTAGCATTCTCTATTGGAGGCAAGTAGTCAGTCAATCTGAATGCATAACAACCTAGAGATGGTAACTTATCTCATGAGGCTGTTGTAATTGTCAATGATCTTCGTCCATATTTGTTCCCTGCATTTTCATTCCATTTGGTGGCTATCACGTTACCCCCAATGTATACATATTCCACATATTGTCTCTGTGCTGCAGGTTAGTGCTCACTGTTTAGCTGATATGTTCTTTAGTTTACTTTCTTTTTTAACACATGAAGATATTCTTACTCTAGATTCACTTAGCCCCTGGATTCTATCTCCAACGTAGCAGTGGAAGAAACTCGTTCTGTTATGTTAGTAATGTAAAGATCCATCTCTTACTTTTGATACATGTGTTATTATGATCAACTTCACTACACACACACACACCAAACCGAAGACAAGTCGCATGATAACAGAACAACTGCTATCATCAGGACATACCGTTAAGTCTCCTGATAACAGAAACCACCCCTTGAATCCCCAACTTACCATCTCCATTCGCCACCATCCCAGAGAACAACTGCTTACTCAAAGCAGTCCCAGGCATCGCCGCCACGTCACCAACTCCCTCCTCCTCATCCGCCGCCATCCCCAAATCTTTCACAATATACTCCGCAAACGCCGTCGCCTTATAATCCCTCTCCGCCATCATCTCCCCGAACAGCCTCATAACCGCCGACCCCGCCGCACCGTCCTTCACCGCGTCAAGCCATTTCTTCGGATCCAAACCCGCCTTCTCCGCGAACACCATCCCTTCCGCGAGCCCCACCAAGTTGCTTCCAGCGCAGATCTGGTTCCCGATCTTGCAGCTCTGCCCACTCCCCGCTCCTCCCATATACTTAACCGTTCCCATATTCTTCATCACAGGACACAACAACTCCACGATCTCCGAATCTCCTCCCGCGAATATCGCTAACGTCCCCTCCCGAGCCCCCGCGTCGCCACCAGACACCGGCGCGTCAACCGCCCAGCAGTATCTCCTCCTCGCTTCCGCGTGTATCTCACGCGCGAGCTCTGGCTGGCTGGAAGTCATGTCCACGGTTACTCCTCCCGGTTTGAGGCCGGGGAGCACGCCGTCGGGACCGAGGAGGAGTGATCGGACGTCGTTAGCGTTTCCGACTATGGTGAAAACGACGTCGCTCATCTCAGCCAGCCCTCTCGGGGTGTTTGCGGTGCGAGCGCCTTTGGTTTGGAGATCCTTTGACTTTCGGAGGTCGCGAGCGTAGACGGTGACGGAGTAGCCTGCAGCGAGGGTGTGAGAGACCATGGCTGATCCCATGATTCCGATGCCGATCCATCCGATTCGAGTCGTCGAGGGAGTGATGAGCTTCGGGTATGGAGTTTCCATTTGAGAATAATTGAAGAATCTCTGAGAGACGACGATGCGAGGATAATTAAATAAATAATTTTTTTTTATTTTTTTTTGTGTTCTTTACAACAATAATAATTTATTTATTAATAATTTTTTTTGTTTGTTTTTCCGGATTTTAACTATTTATTACATAATAATTTAACTATTAATCTGCTGTCTTTACAGAGATAGACACTGTCTTGTCTTAAGACTGATAGGGACTGTCTTGTCTTAAGACTGATAGGGACTGTCTTGTCTTGTCTACTCTTCAGACACGTTAATGTTCACTTCCCTTGAAATCATGCAAATGATAGGTCACGAGAACTGAACTTCGTCCCCCTTCACATGCTTACCCTGTGATGCAACAACCTTTACGCTAAACACTATAACCCACACAAAACTTAAAGTCCATGTGTTTCACCATCTTCTTTCTCTCTTTTCTCAGCTTCGATCCATCAACATGGACACGTCTTCTCCTTTCATCAACCTCTCCCAAACCTTTATGAGCTTCTTCCACGTAGCATCAGCCTGTGTCGTCATAGCCGTCTTTATTTACTATATCTTCAGACCAAGATGCATATACCTCATTGACTTCTCATGTTACCAACCTCCAGACTTCTTGCGAGCTACAGTCTCCAATTTCATCGAGCATCTTACCATATCCGGGGTGTTTGATAAAGAAAGCCTTGATCTCCAGCAAAAGATTCTAGAGCGGTCAGGAATTGGAGATGGCGCGAGTGTTCCCGTGACGGTTCATGAGGTTCCACCAAACTCTTCTCTATCAGCAGCTAGAGATGAAACTCATGACATCCTCTTAGCTGTTGTTGAAGACCTTTTCTTGAAGCACAAGATAGATCCCAAGAGTATTGACATCCTTGTCTCTAACTGTAGTCTCTTTTGTCCTTCTCCGTCTATAACTTCCATTATTATAAACCGTTTTGGCATGAGGAGTGACATCAAGAGCTTCAGCTTGAGTGGAATGGGGTGCAGCGCGGGGCTTCTTTCGATAAACCTTGTAAAAGATCTTCTGAAGATTCATGGTGATTCTGTGGGGTTGGTGTTGAGTATGGAAGCTGTGAGTCCAAATGGTTATAGAGGCAAGTGTAAGTCAATGCTCATTGCTAACACCATCTTC is a genomic window containing:
- the LOC106301612 gene encoding probable 3-hydroxyisobutyrate dehydrogenase-like 2, mitochondrial; the protein is METPYPKLITPSTTRIGWIGIGIMGSAMVSHTLAAGYSVTVYARDLRKSKDLQTKGARTANTPRGLAEMSDVVFTIVGNANDVRSLLLGPDGVLPGLKPGGVTVDMTSSQPELAREIHAEARRRYCWAVDAPVSGGDAGAREGTLAIFAGGDSEIVELLCPVMKNMGTVKYMGGAGSGQSCKIGNQICAGSNLVGLAEGMVFAEKAGLDPKKWLDAVKDGAAGSAVMRLFGEMMAERDYKATAFAEYIVKDLGMAADEEEGVGDVAAMPGTALSKQLFSGMVANGDGKLGIQGVVSVIRRLNGMS
- the LOC106301611 gene encoding 3-ketoacyl-CoA synthase 7 yields the protein MDTSSPFINLSQTFMSFFHVASACVVIAVFIYYIFRPRCIYLIDFSCYQPPDFLRATVSNFIEHLTISGVFDKESLDLQQKILERSGIGDGASVPVTVHEVPPNSSLSAARDETHDILLAVVEDLFLKHKIDPKSIDILVSNCSLFCPSPSITSIIINRFGMRSDIKSFSLSGMGCSAGLLSINLVKDLLKIHGDSVGLVLSMEAVSPNGYRGKCKSMLIANTIFRMGGAAILLSNREQDKHKAKYKLQHLTRTHVGSDNESYESVMQQIDEEGNVGVALSKQLVKVASKALKINVVELGPRVLPYSEQLKYIVSFIKRKWGMQKEVYTPNFKKAFEHFCIHAGGRAIIDGVEKHLKLDKEDVEASRSTLHRYGNTSSSSLWYELQYLEAKGRMKKGDRVWQIGFGSGFKANTAVWKCISEIGSKDRNAWSDRIHLYPVSGDGSSALET